The following proteins come from a genomic window of Winogradskyella sp. PC-19:
- a CDS encoding MFS transporter, translating to MKKLYANYIESFTGLSKEIWYLSFISLINRAGTMVIPFLSLYLKNDLKYDESQIKWFFVCFGIGSVLGSWLGGKLTDKVGFYKVMIFSLFLTGINFIILQYITSFTYLCLAILITMSIADSFRPAVFVSIKAYSKPENQTRSIALLRLAINAGMGIGPTLAGLIIVTNNYSSLFWIDGITCIVAIILFYNLVKAPTKKLVSTNNIITKRDKNSVYKDFSFWIFSSICFLFGMAFFQLFTIFPLYYNQIFELNEFKIGLIMFINVAIIVVFEMPFINYLEKRIILVTKYIAMSCLLLSLSFFVLYQNYWIGILIISIVIITFSEMLGFPYTNKFAIKRAKEGLEGSYMAMYSVSFSLAHIFCPLLSFSIIETYGYQSNWLITGCYCLLAVALSYWLNNRIKNKL from the coding sequence ATGAAAAAATTATACGCTAACTACATTGAATCTTTTACAGGCTTATCTAAAGAGATTTGGTATTTATCATTTATATCTCTAATAAATAGAGCTGGGACAATGGTTATCCCATTCTTATCTTTGTATCTGAAAAATGATTTAAAATATGACGAATCACAAATAAAATGGTTTTTTGTATGCTTTGGTATTGGTTCTGTATTAGGCTCATGGCTAGGCGGAAAATTAACTGACAAGGTTGGTTTTTATAAAGTAATGATTTTCAGTTTATTCTTAACAGGTATTAACTTCATCATTCTGCAGTATATAACTTCTTTTACATATTTATGCCTAGCTATACTGATTACTATGAGTATTGCAGATAGCTTTCGTCCAGCTGTTTTTGTATCTATTAAAGCTTATAGCAAACCAGAAAATCAAACAAGGTCAATAGCGTTATTGAGACTTGCTATAAATGCAGGTATGGGAATTGGGCCTACGTTAGCAGGATTAATAATTGTAACTAATAATTATAGTTCTTTATTTTGGATAGACGGCATTACGTGTATTGTAGCCATTATTTTATTTTATAATCTTGTAAAAGCACCTACAAAAAAATTAGTTTCAACTAATAACATAATAACAAAAAGAGATAAAAACAGTGTTTATAAAGACTTTTCTTTCTGGATATTTTCTAGTATTTGTTTCTTATTCGGAATGGCATTTTTTCAGTTATTCACTATATTTCCACTATACTACAATCAAATATTTGAGCTCAACGAGTTTAAGATTGGACTCATAATGTTTATCAATGTGGCGATAATTGTAGTATTCGAAATGCCGTTTATTAATTATTTAGAAAAAAGAATAATACTAGTTACCAAATACATTGCTATGTCTTGCTTGCTATTAAGTTTAAGCTTCTTTGTACTATATCAAAACTATTGGATTGGTATACTTATAATTAGTATAGTTATTATTACATTTAGTGAAATGTTGGGTTTTCCATACACTAATAAATTTGCAATAAAAAGAGCTAAAGAAGGCTTAGAAGGTAGTTATATGGCAATGTATAGTGTGTCTTTTTCACTAGCTCATATATTTTGCCCTTTACTAAGTTTTAGTATAATTGAAACCTATGGGTATCAGTCAAATTGGCTTATAACAGGTTGCTATTGCTTATTAGCTGTCGCACTATCGTATTGGCTCAATAATCGAATAAAAAATAAATTGTGA
- a CDS encoding VOC family protein translates to MNLNQVTIPSLDVEKATEFYKTLGLTLIVEALPRYVRFECPNGDSTFQFTK, encoded by the coding sequence ATGAACTTAAACCAAGTCACTATCCCATCATTAGATGTAGAGAAAGCAACAGAATTTTATAAAACCTTGGGGTTAACCTTAATTGTAGAGGCTTTACCAAGATATGTACGTTTTGAATGTCCTAACGGCGACTCGACTTTTCAATTCACAAAGTAG
- a CDS encoding DJ-1/PfpI family protein, which translates to MKKILILLIALIYISCNNKVEPTQDQVENTFTKKLLPKLEPNRYNVAFLVMDGTYNTELTAPYDIFQHTIFRENIKAMNVFTVANTDEPITTFEGMRILPDYNYLSDDLPKIDILVVPSAEHHLDTDLEDEAMMNFVKKVDKDAEFITSHCDGAFVLAEAGLLDEKVSTTFPSDVDKMRERYPNLDIRKEVLFIHDGKYITSAGGAKSFEAALYLCEYLYGKEIAQSLAGGLVIDWNVDDVPHVVVK; encoded by the coding sequence ATGAAAAAGATATTAATCTTACTAATTGCGCTGATTTACATTAGTTGTAATAATAAAGTTGAACCAACACAAGACCAAGTTGAAAACACTTTTACAAAAAAGCTATTGCCAAAATTAGAACCCAACCGCTATAATGTAGCGTTCTTAGTTATGGATGGCACTTATAATACAGAGTTAACAGCACCTTATGACATTTTTCAACATACAATTTTTAGAGAAAACATTAAGGCGATGAATGTGTTTACTGTTGCTAATACAGATGAACCGATTACAACGTTTGAAGGTATGCGTATACTTCCAGATTACAATTATTTATCTGATGACCTGCCTAAGATTGACATATTGGTCGTACCAAGCGCAGAGCATCATTTGGACACAGATTTGGAAGACGAAGCGATGATGAATTTTGTGAAAAAGGTAGATAAAGATGCTGAATTTATAACCTCACATTGCGATGGCGCTTTTGTTTTAGCTGAAGCTGGATTACTAGATGAAAAAGTATCTACAACCTTTCCGAGTGATGTAGATAAGATGCGTGAAAGATATCCAAATCTAGATATTAGAAAAGAAGTGCTTTTTATTCATGACGGAAAATACATCACCTCAGCTGGTGGTGCCAAAAGTTTTGAAGCTGCATTATATCTATGCGAATATCTATACGGAAAAGAAATTGCTCAAAGTCTCGCTGGTGGTTTAGTGATTGATTGGAATGTGGATGATGTACCGCACGTTGTAGTTAAGTAA
- a CDS encoding Lrp/AsnC family transcriptional regulator, protein MAIDSLNWQILKCLQENARMNNSEIGRRVGVSSPAVAERIKKMEDAEIIESYTILISPLKAGNQLKAIITLRAFMGMLKPFLEKVKNYDEVINCYRVTGNENIVMEVVLKNQQHLERFIDQLIVYGETKTQIVLSDVVRQNPVKQLK, encoded by the coding sequence ATGGCTATAGATTCTCTTAATTGGCAGATATTAAAGTGTTTACAGGAAAACGCGAGAATGAATAATTCTGAAATTGGAAGACGTGTCGGTGTTAGTTCGCCAGCAGTTGCTGAGCGTATAAAAAAGATGGAAGATGCCGAAATTATTGAATCTTATACAATTTTAATTTCGCCATTAAAAGCAGGTAACCAATTAAAAGCTATTATCACATTACGTGCTTTTATGGGTATGTTGAAACCTTTTTTAGAGAAAGTAAAAAACTACGATGAGGTAATTAATTGCTATCGTGTCACAGGCAACGAAAATATTGTCATGGAAGTTGTGCTTAAAAATCAACAACATCTCGAGAGATTTATAGACCAATTAATCGTTTATGGCGAAACCAAAACACAAATAGTATTAAGTGATGTTGTTAGACAGAATCCAGTAAAACAGTTGAAGTAA
- a CDS encoding alanine/glycine:cation symporter family protein, translating to MFLSFQNQSLDEQINTQFGNATQWFVDAILAEIPITETIGIPWVLIVLVLGAGYFTYYFKLINFREFLTAIKVVKGDYDEFESDGKVSVSDSVSTIDGDQPDTIRVEGQAEGEVSHFQALTAAVSATVGLGNIAGVAIALSIGGAGATFWMVLAGLLGMSSKFVECTLGVKYREVDENGTVYGGPMYYLKKGLKEKGFEKFGKVLAVLFAVMCIGGSFGGGNMFQVNQAFKLFEYVTGGEESFLFGQGWIFGLVMAICVGIVIIGGIKKIAKVTDKVVPLMVVVYILAVLTILGLNFSKIPDAFVAIWDGAFSPEGIGGGFVGVLIQGFKRAAFSNEAGIGSSSIAHSAVKTNYPASEGLVALLEPFIDTVVVCTMTALVLIITGSVDTTIALNSEEGVILTATALESGISWFPYLLSVAVILFAFSSMISWSYYGYQSWSFLFGRKKSTEYVYKIIFCVFTIIGAAATLNAVVDFSDAMVFAMMVPNMIGLFLLRKKVLSELKKYKNLIRKKLEN from the coding sequence ATGTTTTTATCATTTCAGAATCAATCTTTAGACGAACAAATCAACACACAATTTGGTAATGCTACACAATGGTTTGTAGATGCCATTTTAGCCGAAATTCCTATAACAGAAACTATAGGCATTCCTTGGGTACTTATTGTTTTAGTTTTAGGAGCAGGCTATTTCACCTATTATTTCAAGCTTATAAACTTCCGAGAATTTTTAACCGCAATTAAAGTTGTAAAAGGCGATTATGATGAGTTTGAGTCAGATGGAAAAGTCTCAGTCTCAGATTCGGTATCTACGATAGATGGTGACCAGCCAGATACAATTAGAGTAGAAGGCCAGGCCGAAGGTGAAGTAAGTCATTTTCAAGCATTAACTGCAGCAGTTTCTGCAACCGTTGGGTTAGGAAATATTGCTGGTGTAGCCATAGCACTGTCTATTGGTGGTGCAGGCGCCACATTTTGGATGGTTTTAGCAGGATTGTTAGGTATGTCGTCAAAGTTTGTAGAATGTACACTTGGTGTTAAATATCGCGAAGTAGATGAAAATGGAACCGTTTATGGCGGTCCTATGTATTATCTAAAAAAAGGACTTAAGGAAAAAGGTTTTGAGAAGTTTGGGAAAGTACTGGCAGTACTCTTTGCAGTAATGTGTATCGGAGGTTCGTTTGGTGGCGGAAATATGTTTCAAGTTAATCAAGCCTTCAAACTTTTTGAATATGTAACTGGTGGTGAAGAAAGTTTCCTATTTGGGCAAGGTTGGATTTTTGGTTTGGTTATGGCCATTTGTGTTGGAATCGTCATAATTGGCGGAATCAAAAAAATTGCTAAAGTCACAGATAAGGTTGTGCCTTTAATGGTAGTGGTATACATATTAGCTGTCTTAACCATTTTAGGTTTAAATTTTTCAAAAATACCAGATGCATTCGTAGCGATTTGGGATGGTGCATTTAGTCCTGAAGGTATTGGTGGTGGTTTTGTTGGCGTTTTAATACAAGGATTTAAACGTGCCGCTTTTAGTAACGAAGCTGGTATAGGAAGTTCTTCAATTGCTCATAGTGCTGTAAAAACCAATTATCCTGCATCTGAAGGTTTAGTAGCACTTCTTGAGCCATTTATAGATACTGTAGTTGTTTGTACTATGACGGCTTTGGTTTTGATTATTACTGGAAGCGTTGATACAACTATAGCCTTAAATAGTGAAGAAGGTGTTATTTTAACGGCTACGGCTTTAGAAAGTGGTATTTCATGGTTTCCTTATTTACTTTCGGTAGCTGTGATTTTATTCGCGTTTTCTTCAATGATTTCTTGGTCTTACTATGGTTACCAATCGTGGAGTTTTCTATTTGGAAGAAAAAAATCTACCGAGTATGTTTACAAAATAATATTCTGTGTATTTACAATCATAGGAGCAGCTGCAACTTTAAATGCCGTTGTCGATTTTAGTGACGCTATGGTTTTTGCTATGATGGTGCCTAATATGATTGGCTTATTTTTATTACGAAAAAAGGTTTTAAGCGAATTAAAAAAGTATAAAAACTTAATTAGAAAGAAGCTGGAAAATTAA
- a CDS encoding helix-turn-helix transcriptional regulator — MLETIEYTVTMIVCLITAIVIQRIYVKEKKRGTKLDAINGIKWFGLAILVWGLGAFYNVLFVNIIGWSSTDKSLIYFGVVISLANSLCILLSLPSIEHNQERSILVRLVERFTTKEFIGLFSAVLGMIAFVFIATSYSNENISNNFIWLIDIPISVFVAISLLFELNKAFKSRQMKFMYLPTFALFLLIIIAVSHRIIPQDQVVQIIDQGFWAVVGSITSISFKFLFILLFSILLYSWKFLSEKEQQQSLVQDLTEENSILNKKISKVELANESHLDTIKSMKVELKELQKLSLIELSDRQKEVLANLALLGKDKSYPEIAEAMHISLDGFQTHIYQIKKLLNISGNAGKEQLINYAESNDLLQYSTLDSSD; from the coding sequence ATGCTCGAAACTATTGAATATACTGTGACAATGATTGTCTGTTTAATTACAGCTATTGTCATTCAGCGTATTTATGTGAAAGAAAAAAAACGAGGTACAAAGCTTGATGCTATTAATGGAATCAAGTGGTTTGGATTGGCAATTCTTGTTTGGGGCCTTGGTGCATTTTACAATGTGTTATTTGTGAATATTATTGGTTGGTCAAGTACAGATAAGTCTCTTATTTATTTCGGTGTTGTGATATCTTTAGCAAACTCCTTATGTATTTTATTGTCTTTGCCTTCAATAGAACATAATCAAGAACGTAGTATTCTTGTTAGATTAGTAGAACGTTTTACAACAAAAGAATTCATCGGTTTATTTTCTGCTGTTTTAGGTATGATAGCTTTTGTATTTATAGCGACATCTTACAGTAACGAAAACATAAGCAATAATTTTATTTGGCTCATTGATATACCAATTTCAGTTTTTGTGGCAATTTCGCTTTTGTTTGAGTTAAATAAAGCTTTCAAAAGCCGCCAGATGAAGTTTATGTATTTGCCAACTTTTGCACTTTTCTTACTAATTATCATAGCAGTTTCTCACAGAATTATTCCTCAAGACCAGGTTGTTCAAATTATAGACCAAGGTTTTTGGGCAGTTGTTGGTAGCATCACATCGATTTCATTTAAGTTTTTATTTATCCTATTGTTTTCAATATTACTTTATAGTTGGAAATTTTTATCTGAAAAAGAGCAACAGCAATCTTTAGTTCAAGACTTAACCGAAGAAAATTCAATTTTAAATAAAAAAATATCTAAAGTCGAATTAGCAAACGAAAGCCATTTAGATACCATTAAATCCATGAAAGTGGAACTTAAAGAACTTCAAAAATTAAGCTTGATCGAGCTTTCGGATAGACAAAAAGAAGTATTGGCAAATTTAGCTTTACTCGGAAAAGACAAATCATATCCTGAAATTGCCGAAGCAATGCATATAAGTTTAGATGGTTTTCAGACGCATATTTATCAGATAAAAAAACTTTTGAATATTAGTGGTAATGCAGGGAAAGAGCAACTTATTAATTATGCTGAATCTAATGATTTGCTCCAGTATTCTACATTAGACTCTAGTGATTAA
- a CDS encoding DEAD/DEAH box helicase gives MSFKKLNLLLKESLEDLKFEAPLPFQKEVLPVIKGGADAYVIGKKGSGKTTALIIHTIHKLKAEAFEDSPRALFIVENQQKIVELKEEFEKFTKNTDLRVYGTSERYDFEKQKVEIYYGQDIVIGTPAFISKLYFQNALHLGQIQLFVIEDADFMGRNNAYNHILRLTESMDKFQSVIIAEELNSKIKNYQNGYMSNAQVLKMKTNK, from the coding sequence ATGTCATTCAAAAAGCTAAATCTATTATTAAAAGAGTCGCTTGAAGATTTAAAATTTGAGGCGCCTCTACCGTTTCAAAAAGAAGTACTGCCAGTAATAAAAGGTGGTGCAGATGCTTACGTTATTGGTAAAAAAGGAAGTGGTAAAACAACAGCCTTAATTATACATACAATTCACAAACTAAAAGCAGAAGCTTTTGAAGATTCGCCAAGAGCCTTATTTATTGTCGAAAATCAGCAAAAAATAGTAGAGCTTAAAGAAGAATTCGAAAAATTCACAAAAAACACTGATTTACGTGTTTATGGGACAAGTGAGCGATATGATTTTGAAAAACAAAAAGTTGAAATTTATTACGGGCAAGACATTGTTATAGGAACTCCAGCTTTTATTTCTAAACTTTATTTTCAGAATGCATTACACTTAGGACAGATTCAATTATTTGTAATTGAAGATGCAGATTTTATGGGTCGTAATAATGCTTATAACCATATTCTTAGACTTACCGAAAGTATGGATAAATTTCAATCAGTGATTATAGCTGAAGAGCTTAACTCTAAGATTAAGAACTACCAAAATGGTTATATGTCCAATGCACAAGTTCTAAAAATGAAGACAAATAAATAA
- a CDS encoding methylmalonyl-CoA mutase family protein: MEQVAPYKPKNKVRIVTAASLFDGHDAAINIMRRIIQSTGVEVIHLGHDRSVEEVVNTAIQEDANAIAMTSYQGGHNEYFKYMYDLLKEKGAGHIKIFGGGGGVILPEEIKELMDYGITRIYSPDDGRAMGLQGMINDLVQTADYAIGDSLNGEVNTLNEKNPKHIARVISAAENFPDVAKNALSIIEEKNKTSKTPVLGITGTGGAGKSSLVDELVRRFLIDFPNKTIGLVSVDPSKRKTGGALLGDRIRMNAINSPRVYMRSLATRQSNLALSKYVNEAIEVLKAAEFDLIILETSGIGQSDTEIMEHSDVALYVMTPEFGAATQLEKIDMLDFADLVAINKFDKRGALDALRDVKKQYMRNNNLWDVHQDDLPVFGTIASQFNDPGMNTLYKSIMDKLVEKTDAELKSTFEISKEMSEKIFVIPPNRTRYLSEIAESNRAYDQTALTQVEVAQKLYGIFKTVESVVGSTPSLDKSGLEIDFSHTNEAERKDFVRMLIAEFDRVKMNLDPYNWEVITGWDDKVNKYKNPVYTFKVRDKEIKIDTHTESLSHTQIPKVALPKYSAWGDILKWTLQENVPGEFPYTAGLYPFKRTGEDPTRMFAGEGGPERTNRRFHYVSMGLPAKRLSTAFDSVTLYGNDPDYRPDIYGKIGNAGVSICCLDDAKKLYSGFNLADAMTSVSMTINGPAPMLLGFFMNAAIDQQCEIYIKENNLKKEVEKKIVDIYKGKERPKYNGDLPEGNDGLGLMLLGVTGDQVLPSHIYSEIKAKTISQVRGTVQADILKEDQAQNTCIFSTEFALRLMGDVQEYFINNGVRNFYSVSISGYHIAEAGANPITQLALTLSNGFTYVEYYLSRGMDINKFGPNLSFFFSNGIDPEYSVIGRVARRIWAKALKNKYGANPRAQMLKYHIQTSGRSLHAQEIDFNDIRTTLQALYAINDNCNSLHTNAYDEAITTPTEESVRRAMAIQLIINKELGLAKNENPIQGAFIIEELTDLVEEAVLLEFDRITERGGVLGAMETMYQRSKIQEESLYYETLKHNGEFPIIGVNTFLSSKGSPTVQPAEVIRATEEEKEFQIQTLKSLNAAHDTTELLKDLQHKAVNNQNIFEVLMEVCKVCSLGQITSALFEVGGQYRRNM, translated from the coding sequence ATGGAACAAGTCGCACCCTATAAACCAAAGAATAAAGTACGTATAGTTACAGCAGCCTCTCTTTTTGATGGGCATGATGCTGCAATCAATATAATGCGTCGTATCATACAATCAACTGGAGTAGAAGTTATTCATTTAGGTCATGATAGAAGTGTAGAAGAAGTTGTGAATACAGCTATCCAAGAAGATGCAAATGCAATAGCGATGACGTCTTATCAAGGAGGACATAATGAATATTTCAAATACATGTATGACCTACTTAAAGAAAAAGGTGCTGGGCATATAAAGATATTTGGCGGCGGTGGCGGCGTTATTTTACCAGAAGAAATCAAAGAATTGATGGATTACGGTATAACTAGAATTTATTCGCCAGATGATGGAAGAGCAATGGGACTTCAAGGTATGATTAATGATTTGGTACAAACTGCTGATTATGCAATAGGAGATAGTTTAAATGGTGAAGTAAATACACTTAATGAGAAAAATCCAAAGCATATAGCTCGTGTTATCTCAGCAGCAGAGAATTTTCCAGATGTAGCAAAAAATGCATTATCAATTATTGAAGAAAAGAATAAAACCTCAAAAACACCAGTCTTAGGAATTACGGGAACTGGTGGTGCAGGTAAATCCTCATTAGTTGATGAGCTTGTAAGACGTTTTTTAATAGACTTTCCTAATAAAACGATAGGGTTAGTTTCTGTGGATCCTTCAAAACGTAAAACTGGTGGAGCTCTTTTAGGTGATAGAATTCGTATGAATGCTATTAACTCACCTCGTGTCTACATGCGTAGTTTGGCAACACGTCAATCAAACTTAGCATTATCAAAATATGTAAATGAAGCCATTGAAGTTTTAAAAGCTGCTGAGTTTGATTTAATTATTTTAGAAACTTCTGGTATTGGTCAATCTGATACTGAAATCATGGAGCATAGTGATGTAGCTTTATATGTAATGACCCCAGAATTTGGTGCTGCAACCCAACTCGAAAAAATCGATATGCTTGATTTTGCGGACTTAGTAGCCATAAACAAATTTGATAAAAGAGGTGCTCTTGATGCATTACGCGATGTGAAAAAACAATACATGCGTAATAACAATCTTTGGGATGTACATCAAGATGACTTACCAGTTTTTGGAACCATTGCATCTCAATTCAATGATCCAGGAATGAATACACTCTACAAATCTATTATGGATAAATTGGTAGAGAAAACAGATGCTGAATTAAAATCGACATTCGAGATTTCTAAAGAAATGAGCGAGAAGATTTTTGTGATTCCACCAAACCGTACACGCTACCTTTCTGAAATTGCAGAGAGTAATCGTGCGTACGACCAAACTGCTCTAACTCAAGTCGAAGTTGCACAAAAATTATATGGAATATTTAAGACTGTAGAGTCTGTAGTTGGTTCAACACCAAGTCTGGATAAGTCTGGATTGGAAATTGACTTTTCACATACTAACGAAGCTGAGAGAAAAGATTTTGTTCGAATGTTAATTGCAGAATTTGACCGTGTGAAAATGAACCTTGATCCTTATAATTGGGAAGTCATTACTGGTTGGGACGATAAAGTAAATAAATACAAAAATCCTGTTTACACATTTAAGGTTAGAGACAAGGAAATAAAAATTGATACACATACAGAGTCATTATCACACACACAAATTCCTAAAGTAGCGTTACCGAAATACTCAGCTTGGGGCGATATCTTAAAATGGACATTACAAGAAAATGTACCCGGTGAATTCCCTTATACAGCAGGTTTATATCCTTTTAAAAGAACTGGCGAAGATCCAACACGAATGTTTGCTGGTGAAGGCGGACCTGAGCGTACCAATAGACGTTTCCATTACGTCAGTATGGGCTTACCAGCAAAGCGTTTGTCTACAGCTTTTGATAGTGTAACGCTTTACGGTAATGACCCAGATTATAGACCTGATATTTATGGGAAAATTGGTAATGCAGGTGTTTCTATTTGTTGTTTAGACGATGCAAAGAAACTATATTCTGGCTTTAACCTTGCTGATGCAATGACATCTGTAAGTATGACAATTAATGGACCAGCACCAATGTTGCTTGGATTCTTTATGAATGCTGCCATTGACCAACAATGCGAAATCTACATTAAAGAAAATAACCTTAAAAAAGAGGTAGAGAAGAAGATAGTTGATATTTACAAAGGTAAAGAGCGACCAAAATACAATGGCGATTTACCTGAAGGTAATGACGGCTTAGGCTTAATGCTTCTTGGAGTCACTGGTGACCAGGTTTTACCATCACATATTTATTCAGAAATTAAAGCAAAAACGATTTCTCAAGTTAGAGGAACAGTTCAAGCTGATATTCTAAAGGAAGACCAGGCACAAAACACCTGTATTTTTTCAACGGAATTCGCACTTCGTTTAATGGGTGACGTTCAAGAGTATTTTATAAATAACGGCGTTCGAAATTTTTATTCAGTTTCAATTTCTGGGTATCATATTGCCGAAGCTGGCGCTAACCCAATAACACAATTGGCATTGACATTGTCTAACGGATTCACTTATGTAGAATATTACCTAAGCCGTGGAATGGATATCAATAAGTTTGGGCCAAACCTGTCATTCTTCTTTTCAAATGGAATCGATCCAGAATATTCAGTAATTGGTCGTGTGGCAAGACGAATTTGGGCAAAAGCTCTTAAGAATAAATATGGCGCCAATCCTAGAGCACAAATGCTGAAATATCATATCCAGACTTCAGGTCGTAGTTTGCACGCTCAAGAAATTGATTTTAATGATATCCGTACAACGCTACAAGCATTATATGCGATTAATGATAACTGTAACTCGTTACACACAAACGCTTATGACGAGGCTATTACAACACCAACAGAAGAGTCTGTGCGTCGTGCAATGGCAATACAATTAATCATAAATAAAGAATTGGGTTTAGCTAAAAACGAAAATCCAATCCAAGGCGCATTTATAATAGAAGAACTTACTGACTTAGTAGAGGAAGCTGTACTGTTAGAGTTTGACAGAATTACTGAGCGTGGAGGTGTATTAGGCGCTATGGAAACTATGTACCAACGTAGTAAGATTCAGGAAGAAAGTTTGTATTACGAAACACTAAAACATAATGGGGAATTTCCAATTATTGGTGTAAATACATTCTTAAGTAGTAAAGGTTCGCCAACTGTTCAACCAGCAGAAGTCATTAGAGCTACAGAAGAAGAAAAAGAATTCCAAATACAAACTTTAAAGAGCTTGAATGCGGCTCATGATACTACAGAATTATTGAAAGATTTACAGCATAAAGCGGTAAATAATCAAAATATTTTTGAAGTATTGATGGAAGTTTGTAAAGTATGTTCTCTAGGACAAATTACAAGTGCATTATTTGAGGTAGGTGGACAATATAGAAGAAACATGTAA
- a CDS encoding OmpA family protein yields MKQKLLLFCFLAGVAFTYAQDLPSNPTPGKCYVKCITKDTFKEVTDTYQASPEYTTLKVQPETYKTVEERVLVKEASKRFEYIPAVYETVEVSYVKKEAGTALSIIPATFGTSSKTYETYPATSGWEYKVLEDCPSVNKDDCVAACFVEYPAQFREVSFTTLASDAKTTSEPVPSRNATYKKRVVKTPARMNEIAIPAEYKTITRQVVDTPARTVPSTISSRSDTVTRTVLDQKGGISTWEEVDCELLDPNVLPVYYELGSARLTGASKKTIDETLLPMMRDSKVSVEIMSHTDSRGNDSFNQSLSQQRANSVVNYLVSKGISRSRLTARGFGETRLKNRCANGVDCSENQHQQNRRTEFRVLSN; encoded by the coding sequence ATGAAACAAAAATTATTATTATTCTGCTTTTTAGCAGGTGTAGCTTTTACCTACGCTCAAGACTTACCAAGCAATCCTACTCCAGGAAAATGCTACGTTAAATGTATAACTAAAGATACTTTTAAAGAGGTTACTGATACATATCAGGCTTCACCAGAGTACACTACATTAAAAGTTCAACCAGAAACATACAAAACTGTTGAAGAACGTGTATTAGTAAAAGAAGCAAGCAAGCGTTTTGAATACATTCCTGCTGTTTATGAAACTGTTGAAGTATCTTATGTAAAAAAAGAGGCTGGTACTGCTCTTAGCATCATACCTGCAACTTTTGGAACTAGTTCTAAAACATATGAAACTTATCCAGCTACATCTGGTTGGGAATATAAAGTTTTAGAAGATTGTCCTTCAGTAAATAAGGATGATTGTGTTGCTGCGTGTTTTGTTGAGTATCCAGCACAATTTAGAGAAGTATCATTTACAACTCTAGCTTCTGATGCAAAGACAACTAGCGAACCTGTTCCTAGCAGAAATGCTACCTACAAAAAGAGAGTTGTTAAAACTCCAGCTAGAATGAATGAAATTGCAATCCCAGCAGAATATAAAACTATCACAAGACAAGTTGTTGACACTCCTGCTAGAACAGTACCTTCTACTATATCTTCGAGATCTGATACAGTAACTAGAACAGTATTAGACCAAAAAGGTGGAATTTCTACTTGGGAAGAAGTTGATTGTGAGTTATTAGACCCTAATGTATTACCTGTATATTACGAACTAGGTAGTGCTCGTTTAACTGGCGCTTCTAAGAAGACTATTGATGAAACATTATTACCTATGATGAGAGATTCTAAAGTAAGTGTTGAGATTATGTCCCATACAGATTCTAGAGGTAATGATTCTTTTAACCAATCTTTATCACAACAACGTGCTAATTCTGTAGTTAACTATTTAGTATCTAAAGGAATCTCTAGAAGTAGATTAACTGCTAGAGGTTTTGGAGAAACTAGATTAAAAAACAGATGTGCAAACGGTGTAGATTGTTCAGAAAACCAACACCAACAAAACAGACGTACAGAGTTTAGAGTTTTATCTAACTAA